In Buchnera aphidicola (Hyadaphis tataricae), the genomic stretch TTTGTTTAATGTTTTACAAAATAGTCATCTATATTTTTTTATGATAGCTTTGCTGTGTTCTTTTCTTACAGCTTTATATACCTTTAGAATGATTTTTCTTGTTTTTCATGGCAAAAATTTTTGTCACCGATACGCACGTTCTTCTAAAACGTTTTGGCATCATATGCCGTTGTTGATTCTTTTGTTTTTCTCTACTTTATTTGGAAGGTACATATATCCTTCATTACGACATGTGTTACCGTTTTTTTCTTCGCATGTAGAAGATAAAACAATATTAGAACTGGTATGTAGTATATTATCTATTTCTGGAATATATCTATCTTATTATTTATGGATTAAAAATCCATATTGTATTAATCGTGTTTTAAAAAATAAATATATAAATACAGCGTATCTTTTTTTTCTAAATGGATGTTATTTTGATTGGATATATCAAGTTTCTTTTATAAATTTTTATTTATTTATATCTAAAAAATTATCTTATGATCCCGTTAAGCAAAAAATTACAAAATTTTTTATAAACATTATAAAAAGTGTAAACTTTTATCTTTTAAAAACAAGTAATGGTTATATAAGATGGTATGTAGCCTCTATGCTATTCGGTATAAATGTGATTTTTATGTTGATTTATTTTTTGTGTTATTATGAAATTCATTTTTCTTAAAAATAAACAAATCATTTTATTAATTAAACGTTTATCGTGAACAATAGGAATATACCTTGAATGTTACTTTCTTTATTGATTATTATCCCTTTTTTTAGTGGTGTTTGCGCTGTTATTTTTTATCAATTAAATAGAAATATACCTCGTTGGATTTCTTTAATAGGCATACTTTGTGCTTTTTTCATTTCAATAAAAATCTTTTTCCAAAAACATTGTGACATTGTTCGAGTATTTAATGATGCTCGTGATCACATTCAATTCAACGTGCCTTGGATACCAAAATTTGGAATTGACTTTAACATTGCAATTGATGGTTTATCTATTGTTATGTTAATTTTTGCTTTTGCTCTATCCTTAATAGCTATTTTATCAGCATGGAGTGAAATAAAAAAACATGAAGGTTTTTTTTATTTTAATTTTATGTTAGCTTTAACTTGTGTAATTGGTTTATTTATTTCTTCGGATCTTTTTTTATTTTTCTTTTTTTGGGAAGTAATGTTGATTCCTATGTATTTTTTAATTGCTTTATGGGGGAATGATATTCAAAAAGAACACTCACATTGCGCAGCTAAAAAATTTTTTATTTATGGTCAGATATCAGGTTTGATATTACTATCTTCTATTTTATTATTAGTATTTACTTGTTATCAAAATACTAATATTTTAACTTTCAATTATCATTTCTTACTTAATCAAGAAATCAATAAAAATATAGAATATATTATTATGTTAGGTTTTTTTTTAGCTTTTGCTATAAAAATGCCTATTTTTCCATTTCATGGATGGCTTTCAGAAGTGCATGTACAATCTACATATTGTGGTGCTGTAGAAATTATAGGTGTTTTGTTAAAAACAGCTCCTTATGCTCTTTTAAGGTATAATTTAGCACTTTTTCCTAATGCAACAAAAGATTTTGCGTTAATTGCAATGTGCTTGGGTCTTATAAGTATATTTTACGGTGCTTGGATTGCTTTTTCACAAAATAATATCAAAAAATTAATTGCTTATTCTTCTATTTCTCACATGGGATTGATTTTGATTGGTATTTATAGTAACAATGAAATAGCTCTTCAAGGTGTATTAATTCAAATTTTATCTAACAGTTTATCTAATGTAGCGTTATGTATTTTGTCAGGTCAACTGTATAAACAGTTAAAAACTTATGATGTTCGTAAAATGGGAGGTTTATGGTCTAATATATATTGGGTTCCTGGTTTTGTTTTATTTTTTTCTTTATCAAATTTAAGTGTTCCTGGTACAGGTAATTTTATTGGTGAATTTTTAGTTTTATCTGGAATATTTA encodes the following:
- a CDS encoding NuoM family protein codes for the protein MLLSLLIIIPFFSGVCAVIFYQLNRNIPRWISLIGILCAFFISIKIFFQKHCDIVRVFNDARDHIQFNVPWIPKFGIDFNIAIDGLSIVMLIFAFALSLIAILSAWSEIKKHEGFFYFNFMLALTCVIGLFISSDLFLFFFFWEVMLIPMYFLIALWGNDIQKEHSHCAAKKFFIYGQISGLILLSSILLLVFTCYQNTNILTFNYHFLLNQEINKNIEYIIMLGFFLAFAIKMPIFPFHGWLSEVHVQSTYCGAVEIIGVLLKTAPYALLRYNLALFPNATKDFALIAMCLGLISIFYGAWIAFSQNNIKKLIAYSSISHMGLILIGIYSNNEIALQGVLIQILSNSLSNVALCILSGQLYKQLKTYDVRKMGGLWSNIYWVPGFVLFFSLSNLSVPGTGNFIGEFLVLSGIFKDFPMICFFATISIVFSSIYSLNIIKKIFYGVPQKTEIIFSMNQKDILIIIVLIFMVIFLGVYPQNIIDISHNFIHSIHNEFRNSILK